One genomic region from Rubinisphaera margarita encodes:
- a CDS encoding PQQ-binding-like beta-propeller repeat protein, protein MVGHSTLLKTVFYVCCSLSAFAAGGCGRPDVPSPAETSTQKNETPPAPVALDYHIRDEFEQRTDWGHWPNLTGPYFNSSSPAEALGAPPLESSRKIWEVVVGTGYSTPVVGQEHIFVFHRQADEEIVDCRSLSNGKVRWQFRFPTAYECPVEYSNGPYSTPALDAECVYALGTEAKFYCLNRSDGELKWIRDLQLDYEPEAWDFPVGSSPLVIDGRVYLNLGGSKGDSCIVALDAESGDTIWTALNDGRSYATPRLVTIHDQKHLIVFTDRYIWSLDPEKGSVRWQVEFGVKKSPARVNAVSPLVVEDMIVVTAGPGGGVLCLQILPDGSQRELWTDRRALDSQFNNIVGVSDAVYGFTSKWNRQAQLRCLSIQSGEILWEYASDLMRGSMIAADGKLYLLGEDGHFGVVAINSSGPNVLLEPGEPVLKSPCYSAPVIAGTTLILRDEEKMQAWNISAQSSSEAE, encoded by the coding sequence TTGGTCGGTCATTCTACGCTCCTGAAAACGGTTTTCTACGTCTGTTGCAGTCTGTCAGCCTTCGCGGCAGGAGGATGTGGTCGCCCCGACGTGCCTTCGCCGGCAGAGACCTCGACGCAGAAAAATGAAACTCCTCCCGCTCCGGTTGCGCTCGACTATCATATCCGCGACGAGTTTGAGCAGCGGACGGACTGGGGACACTGGCCCAATCTGACCGGACCCTATTTCAACAGCTCCTCACCGGCCGAAGCTCTCGGAGCTCCCCCGCTCGAGTCGAGTCGCAAAATCTGGGAAGTGGTCGTCGGGACCGGATACAGTACGCCGGTCGTCGGGCAGGAGCACATATTCGTCTTCCATCGACAGGCAGACGAGGAAATCGTCGACTGTCGCAGTCTCAGTAATGGAAAGGTCCGCTGGCAGTTCCGGTTCCCCACGGCCTACGAATGTCCCGTCGAATACAGCAATGGTCCCTACTCCACGCCTGCTCTCGATGCGGAATGCGTTTACGCGCTTGGGACGGAAGCCAAGTTCTATTGTCTGAATCGAAGTGATGGTGAGCTGAAGTGGATTCGGGATCTGCAGCTTGATTACGAGCCGGAAGCCTGGGATTTCCCGGTCGGCAGTAGTCCGCTGGTGATTGACGGCCGAGTTTATCTCAATCTCGGCGGCTCAAAAGGCGACAGCTGCATCGTCGCTCTGGATGCCGAGTCGGGCGACACGATCTGGACGGCTCTCAACGATGGTCGAAGCTACGCGACGCCGCGACTGGTGACGATTCATGACCAGAAACATCTGATAGTCTTCACCGATCGCTACATCTGGTCGCTCGATCCTGAGAAAGGATCCGTCCGATGGCAGGTCGAATTCGGGGTGAAGAAAAGTCCGGCTCGTGTGAACGCAGTGTCTCCGTTGGTTGTTGAGGACATGATCGTCGTAACGGCCGGTCCAGGGGGCGGCGTGCTTTGTCTGCAGATTCTTCCGGACGGCTCGCAACGGGAACTCTGGACCGATCGCCGGGCACTCGACAGTCAGTTCAACAACATTGTCGGCGTATCTGATGCCGTCTACGGGTTCACCTCGAAGTGGAACCGGCAGGCTCAGTTGCGATGCCTTTCGATCCAGTCGGGAGAGATCCTCTGGGAGTATGCCTCCGACTTGATGAGAGGCTCGATGATCGCCGCCGATGGGAAACTCTATCTGCTTGGTGAGGATGGTCACTTTGGAGTCGTCGCGATCAACAGCAGTGGGCCGAATGTCCTGCTCGAACCAGGGGAACCCGTGCTCAAGTCGCCGTGCTACTCGGCTCCGGTCATCGCGGGCACGACGCTGATTCTCCGGGATGAGGAGAAGATGCAGGCCTGGAATATTTCGGCGCAGAGCTCTTCAGAGGCGGAGTAG
- a CDS encoding zinc-dependent alcohol dehydrogenase family protein, producing the protein MKALLYRQFQQAPAVERVSDPDCPPDGAVIKVEATGLCRSDWHGWMGHDDCIALPHVPGHEFAGTVLEVGSSVKRFRPGIRATAPFVCGCGSCEYCRQGNQQVCPQQTQPGFTHWGSFAEFVVVHQADENLVELPEETSFLEAASLGCRFATAFRAIVDQARLQPGETIAIFGCGGVGLSAIMIARACGARVIAVDRSQPALQSARNLEAEHLIDAAVIDDVPAAIRELTHGGAHVSVDALGHSVTFRNSVASLRKRGRHLQIGLLLAEHADPRLPMGRVIADELQLFGCHGMQAHRYPAMLELVQREKIPLRSLIRQTISLSEASEALAAMSHASPVGITLIDRF; encoded by the coding sequence ATGAAAGCACTCCTTTACCGGCAGTTTCAGCAGGCCCCAGCCGTGGAACGTGTTTCAGATCCGGACTGTCCGCCCGATGGAGCCGTCATCAAAGTCGAGGCGACCGGGCTCTGCAGGAGCGACTGGCACGGCTGGATGGGACATGACGATTGCATCGCCCTCCCGCACGTTCCCGGCCATGAATTTGCCGGTACCGTTCTCGAAGTCGGCTCCAGTGTGAAGCGGTTTCGCCCTGGGATTCGGGCGACGGCTCCTTTCGTATGCGGCTGCGGATCCTGCGAGTATTGCCGCCAGGGGAACCAGCAGGTCTGCCCTCAACAGACGCAGCCGGGTTTCACACACTGGGGCTCCTTCGCGGAGTTCGTCGTCGTTCATCAAGCCGATGAGAACCTCGTGGAACTGCCGGAAGAGACCAGCTTCCTCGAAGCCGCCAGTCTCGGCTGTCGTTTTGCAACAGCGTTCCGAGCCATCGTCGACCAGGCCAGACTGCAACCGGGCGAGACGATCGCCATCTTTGGCTGCGGCGGCGTTGGCCTCTCAGCCATCATGATCGCTCGAGCCTGCGGAGCCCGCGTGATTGCCGTCGATCGCTCACAACCCGCCCTGCAGTCCGCGCGGAATCTCGAAGCCGAACATCTGATCGATGCCGCCGTGATCGATGATGTCCCCGCAGCCATTCGCGAGCTGACGCACGGCGGCGCTCACGTCTCCGTTGACGCCCTGGGGCATTCTGTGACGTTCCGGAATTCAGTCGCCAGCCTGAGAAAACGGGGCCGCCATCTGCAGATCGGACTTCTGCTGGCCGAGCATGCAGATCCCCGGCTGCCCATGGGACGGGTGATCGCCGATGAACTGCAACTCTTCGGCTGTCACGGGATGCAGGCGCATCGTTATCCCGCCATGCTGGAACTGGTTCAGCGAGAGAAGATCCCGCTCCGAAGCCTGATTCGCCAGACGATCTCTCTTTCAGAAGCGAGCGAAGCGTTAGCGGCGATGTCTCACGCCAGTCCGGTCGGCATCACGCTGATCGATCGCTTCTGA
- a CDS encoding inorganic diphosphatase encodes MTHPWHDVTPGENLPLEFQAVIEIPMGSSVKYELDKETGLLRLDRMLYSAVYYPANYGFIPQTLAEDDDPLDVLVMCKEAVDPLTLVNARAIGLMTMIDSGKPDHKILAVATDDPEYNYIREAEELPAHRLNQLRRFFQDYKQLEGKSVEVNKIQEGSTSLSIIEDSLQAYSSRRRKGFGAYHH; translated from the coding sequence ATGACACATCCCTGGCATGATGTCACTCCGGGCGAGAACCTTCCTCTGGAGTTTCAGGCGGTTATCGAAATTCCGATGGGTTCGAGCGTGAAGTACGAGCTCGACAAGGAAACCGGACTGCTGCGGCTCGACCGGATGCTTTACTCCGCCGTGTATTACCCCGCCAACTACGGATTCATCCCGCAGACGCTCGCCGAAGACGACGACCCTCTCGACGTTCTGGTGATGTGCAAGGAAGCGGTCGATCCGCTTACCCTGGTGAATGCCCGGGCGATTGGTCTCATGACGATGATCGACAGCGGCAAGCCGGACCATAAGATTCTGGCCGTGGCGACCGATGACCCGGAGTACAACTACATCCGGGAAGCCGAAGAACTTCCTGCTCACCGATTGAATCAGCTGCGTCGCTTCTTCCAGGATTACAAGCAGCTGGAAGGAAAGTCTGTCGAAGTGAACAAGATTCAGGAAGGCAGCACGAGCCTGTCCATTATTGAAGATTCGCTGCAGGCCTACAGTTCACGCCGACGCAAGGGTTTCGGAGCTTATCACCACTAG
- a CDS encoding fatty acid desaturase family protein, whose translation MDSTSIPSEPPRQIVKEELGPEQKAEIKTLHVQSGTSMLRQQGNNLVMFALIALNVVLWQQGMYPLLVLSWLVLGHFFHTKPLSLHDASHGTLDADRRKNTVMGLICGTASLVPLSVYRHAHAYHHGYMSTEADPELWPFNKPGTSRLLRMTCAFFEIFLGCIYTPLLFVRSLFTCGRLKKDLKRRIVLEYGLVVLVWGTLFTVIGMNGWWMEFLMAFAVPYAFAGMYQTLNKYTEHMGLMGDTVLAGTRTVIPRTAVHKTVSNMMQHVDHHGTHHRFARIPFYSLPRASEIVYGSPDERNPVFSTYHEAFFDMIPTLWNPKVGSQWIEYERQQNRS comes from the coding sequence GTGGATTCCACCTCCATCCCTTCTGAACCTCCTCGCCAGATTGTGAAGGAGGAGCTTGGTCCGGAACAGAAAGCCGAGATCAAAACGCTCCACGTTCAGAGCGGCACCTCGATGCTGCGGCAACAGGGCAACAATCTGGTGATGTTTGCTCTGATCGCCCTGAACGTTGTGCTCTGGCAGCAGGGGATGTATCCACTGCTCGTGCTTTCCTGGCTGGTGCTGGGCCATTTCTTCCACACGAAGCCTCTCTCGCTGCACGATGCCAGCCACGGTACGCTCGACGCGGATCGCCGCAAGAATACCGTGATGGGGCTCATCTGCGGCACCGCTTCGCTGGTCCCGCTCAGCGTTTACCGGCACGCTCACGCCTATCATCACGGTTACATGTCGACCGAAGCCGATCCTGAGCTGTGGCCGTTCAACAAGCCGGGGACGTCGCGTCTACTTCGGATGACCTGCGCGTTCTTCGAGATCTTTCTCGGCTGTATTTATACGCCGCTGCTGTTTGTGCGTTCTCTGTTCACATGCGGACGGCTCAAGAAGGACCTGAAACGTCGAATCGTGCTCGAATACGGTCTCGTGGTTCTCGTCTGGGGCACGTTGTTCACAGTGATCGGAATGAACGGCTGGTGGATGGAATTCCTGATGGCCTTTGCCGTGCCGTACGCCTTCGCGGGAATGTATCAGACTCTGAATAAGTACACCGAACATATGGGATTGATGGGGGATACCGTTCTGGCCGGAACGCGAACCGTGATTCCGCGAACGGCTGTTCATAAGACCGTCTCCAATATGATGCAGCATGTCGACCATCACGGGACGCATCACCGTTTCGCCCGGATCCCGTTTTACTCTCTGCCCCGAGCCAGTGAGATCGTTTACGGCAGCCCGGACGAGCGCAATCCGGTCTTCAGTACCTACCACGAGGCGTTCTTTGATATGATTCCGACGCTGTGGAATCCCAAAGTCGGCTCGCAGTGGATCGAGTACGAACGTCAACAGAACAGGTCGTAG
- the lepA gene encoding translation elongation factor 4: MAASGSSKKKMGRMDREFIRNFSIIAHIDHGKSTLADQLLLKTGAISQREFKDQILDDLAIERDRGITVKAHAVAIRHEHNGQTYELNLIDTPGHVDFHYEVSRSLAACEGALLLVDAFQGVQAQTVANAYAAIEADLEIIPVVNKIDLPVTRIDEVLDEVETVLGLDPETALKVSAKTGQGIEDVFKAIIERVPPPEGRVEQPLRALIFDSKFDSFRGVIIYIRLVEGEITKGDKIRFMRTGGVQEVIEIGQFVPKMTSCDSLAAGQVGYIITGVKQLEEIKVGDTVTQENRRAPTALPGYREPQQMVFCGMYPIEATDFEKLRDELSKMSLNDASFSFAPETSDALGFGFRCGFLGMLHMEIIQQRLEQESNIDLIQTAPNVTYEILMRGGEVLKLDNPQDVPDPGSIEEFREPIARVNFIVPTNNIGILMQMCEDRRGNYINTEYLGPDRAQVVYELPLAEIIYDMHDRLKSATRGYGTMDYEVIGYNAADLVKMDILVKAVRVDALATIVHRSVADKRGRGLVKRLKEEISKHQFEIPLQAAIGGKIIARETISALRKNVTAKCYGGDITRKRKLWAKQKEGKKRLKQFGQVEIPQKAFLSVLEAGNDD, translated from the coding sequence ATGGCCGCTTCCGGCAGTTCGAAGAAAAAAATGGGACGGATGGACCGTGAGTTCATTCGCAACTTTTCGATTATTGCGCACATTGACCACGGCAAGAGCACGCTGGCCGATCAGCTGCTGCTCAAAACGGGAGCGATCTCGCAGCGCGAGTTCAAGGATCAGATTCTCGATGATCTCGCCATTGAACGTGATCGCGGAATTACCGTAAAGGCCCACGCTGTGGCGATTCGTCACGAGCACAACGGGCAGACGTACGAACTGAACCTGATCGACACGCCCGGTCACGTCGACTTCCATTATGAAGTCTCCCGCTCACTGGCCGCCTGCGAAGGAGCTCTCCTGCTCGTCGATGCTTTTCAGGGGGTACAGGCTCAAACGGTGGCCAACGCTTACGCCGCTATCGAAGCCGATCTCGAAATTATCCCGGTCGTCAACAAAATTGACCTGCCGGTGACGAGGATCGACGAAGTTCTGGATGAAGTCGAAACCGTGCTTGGACTCGATCCGGAAACGGCACTGAAAGTCAGTGCGAAAACCGGTCAGGGAATCGAAGACGTCTTCAAGGCGATCATCGAACGGGTTCCTCCGCCGGAAGGTCGCGTTGAGCAGCCGCTGCGAGCGCTGATCTTCGACAGCAAGTTCGACAGTTTCCGCGGTGTGATCATCTATATTCGACTCGTTGAAGGGGAGATCACCAAGGGAGACAAGATCCGCTTCATGCGAACCGGCGGCGTTCAGGAAGTGATCGAGATTGGTCAGTTCGTTCCGAAAATGACCTCGTGCGATTCTCTCGCCGCTGGCCAGGTCGGGTACATCATCACCGGGGTCAAGCAGCTGGAAGAGATCAAGGTCGGCGATACGGTTACGCAGGAGAACCGCCGGGCTCCAACCGCTCTCCCGGGTTACCGCGAGCCGCAGCAGATGGTGTTCTGCGGGATGTATCCGATTGAAGCGACCGACTTCGAAAAGCTGCGTGACGAGCTCAGCAAAATGAGTCTGAACGATGCGAGCTTCTCGTTCGCTCCGGAAACGAGCGATGCGTTGGGCTTCGGTTTCCGCTGCGGATTCCTCGGCATGCTGCACATGGAGATTATCCAGCAGCGGCTCGAGCAGGAATCCAACATCGATCTGATCCAGACCGCGCCGAACGTGACCTACGAAATTCTGATGCGAGGCGGCGAGGTCCTGAAGCTCGACAATCCGCAGGACGTTCCCGATCCGGGAAGCATCGAAGAGTTTCGCGAACCAATCGCTCGTGTGAATTTCATCGTGCCGACCAATAACATCGGCATTCTGATGCAGATGTGCGAAGACCGTCGCGGCAACTACATCAATACCGAGTATCTCGGTCCCGACCGGGCCCAGGTGGTTTACGAACTGCCGCTCGCGGAAATTATCTACGACATGCACGACCGGCTGAAGTCCGCGACCCGGGGTTACGGGACGATGGACTACGAAGTCATCGGCTACAACGCCGCCGATCTGGTGAAGATGGACATCCTCGTGAAGGCGGTCCGGGTCGACGCCCTGGCGACGATTGTGCACCGCAGCGTTGCTGATAAACGCGGCCGTGGTCTGGTGAAGCGGCTCAAGGAAGAGATCTCCAAGCACCAGTTCGAGATCCCGCTGCAGGCGGCAATCGGTGGAAAGATTATCGCTCGCGAGACGATTTCGGCGTTGCGGAAGAACGTGACCGCGAAGTGTTACGGCGGCGACATCACGCGAAAGCGGAAGCTCTGGGCCAAACAGAAGGAAGGGAAAAAGCGTCTCAAGCAGTTCGGTCAGGTCGAGATTCCGCAGAAGGCTTTCCTCTCTGTGCTCGAAGCCGGCAACGACGACTGA
- a CDS encoding response regulator — protein sequence MLVLSRRADQQIVFPNLDVRLTVLQVKGKVVKLGIEAPKDVPILRPETCDDLQFPSGVRLEQSSIDRHQLRNHLNAINLGLRLFQKQTEVGRGQEAEKTMQRVIEELQKLDSEIGQAKSKVKSAGIATTTRLLVVDDDENERTLLSGLLKMHGFEVNTAANGLEAMDFLSHNELPDYVLLDMKMPKVDGPSMLRQIRSDDRLANVTIFAVSGTSPDDLGIEGGIAGWFPKPLDPERLIKAMTKGHPAANSATALM from the coding sequence ATGCTAGTGCTTTCCCGTCGTGCCGATCAACAGATCGTCTTTCCCAATCTCGACGTTCGCCTCACCGTACTTCAGGTGAAAGGCAAAGTTGTCAAACTTGGAATTGAGGCTCCGAAGGACGTGCCGATCCTTCGCCCCGAGACCTGCGATGACCTCCAGTTCCCGTCGGGCGTCCGCCTTGAGCAGTCGTCGATCGACCGCCATCAGCTGCGAAATCATCTGAACGCCATCAATCTCGGATTGAGACTGTTCCAGAAGCAGACCGAAGTGGGCCGCGGCCAGGAAGCCGAAAAGACCATGCAGCGGGTCATTGAAGAGCTGCAGAAGCTGGATTCCGAAATCGGACAGGCCAAAAGCAAAGTCAAGTCGGCCGGGATCGCCACGACAACGCGACTGCTGGTTGTCGACGATGACGAGAACGAACGGACGCTGCTTTCCGGTCTGCTCAAGATGCACGGCTTCGAAGTCAACACCGCAGCCAACGGTCTGGAAGCCATGGACTTCCTGTCTCACAACGAACTGCCCGATTACGTGCTGCTCGATATGAAGATGCCCAAGGTCGACGGCCCGAGTATGCTTCGCCAGATCCGCTCCGACGATCGGCTTGCGAACGTGACCATCTTCGCTGTGAGCGGCACCTCGCCGGATGATCTCGGCATTGAAGGTGGAATCGCGGGCTGGTTCCCGAAACCCCTCGATCCGGAACGGTTGATCAAGGCCATGACCAAAGGTCACCCGGCCGCGAACTCCGCGACCGCGCTGATGTAA
- the cutA gene encoding divalent-cation tolerance protein CutA, whose translation MATTNCQLIYCTTSSVEEAKRIGRTLVEEHHAACVNILPQMQSIYRWQDDVEEGSEAVLIVKTTAVHAEATMSRMKELHSYDCPALLCLDIAAGDGDYLEWLRTNVGRG comes from the coding sequence ATGGCCACGACAAACTGTCAGCTGATTTACTGCACGACTTCCTCGGTGGAGGAAGCGAAACGGATTGGACGCACGCTCGTGGAGGAGCACCACGCGGCGTGCGTCAATATCCTGCCGCAGATGCAGTCGATCTATCGCTGGCAGGACGATGTCGAAGAAGGTTCCGAAGCCGTCCTGATCGTTAAGACCACGGCTGTGCATGCGGAGGCGACCATGAGCCGCATGAAGGAACTCCATAGCTACGATTGTCCGGCCCTGCTCTGCCTGGACATTGCGGCGGGCGATGGAGACTACCTGGAGTGGCTGCGAACAAACGTCGGCCGCGGCTAG
- the bcp gene encoding thioredoxin-dependent thiol peroxidase, whose protein sequence is MSETSTVSVGKSAPAFNLNAFPKGKIKLSQFKGEKNVVLYFYPKDDTPGCTTEACSFRDNLSTFDQADTVVLGISPDSVESHEKFTDKFSLPFPLLADEDHAIAEKYGVWVEKNSFGQKRMGVQRSTFLIDKNGKIAAIWPKVKVDGHVEEVAAKLAELK, encoded by the coding sequence ATGAGTGAAACGAGCACCGTCAGCGTCGGCAAGTCTGCCCCGGCATTCAATCTGAATGCGTTCCCGAAAGGCAAAATCAAGCTCAGCCAGTTTAAAGGCGAGAAGAATGTCGTCCTGTACTTCTACCCGAAAGACGACACGCCCGGCTGCACGACCGAAGCCTGCTCATTCCGCGATAATCTCAGCACGTTCGACCAGGCCGACACCGTTGTTCTCGGCATCAGCCCGGATTCCGTTGAGTCGCACGAGAAATTCACCGACAAGTTCAGCCTGCCCTTCCCGCTCCTCGCCGATGAAGACCATGCGATCGCCGAGAAGTATGGCGTCTGGGTCGAAAAGAACAGCTTCGGGCAGAAGCGGATGGGCGTGCAGCGTTCGACCTTCCTGATCGACAAAAACGGAAAAATCGCTGCGATCTGGCCGAAAGTCAAAGTCGATGGCCATGTCGAAGAGGTCGCCGCGAAACTGGCCGAACTGAAATAA
- a CDS encoding Flp family type IVb pilin, with protein MRTLFNQIRSFLRNDDGPTAVEYAVMLAAILMVLIGTVRQIGSASDGLWTNNNQQMEDAGMK; from the coding sequence GTGCGAACGCTCTTCAACCAGATCCGATCCTTTCTCAGGAACGACGACGGCCCCACGGCTGTGGAATACGCCGTGATGCTGGCCGCGATTCTGATGGTCCTCATTGGCACGGTCCGTCAGATTGGCTCCGCGAGCGACGGCCTGTGGACGAATAACAATCAGCAGATGGAAGATGCGGGCATGAAATAG
- a CDS encoding beta-ketoacyl-ACP synthase III, translating to MDEAISSAAKIPRLSSTITRRTCSLMGVQIVGTGSYVPSNVVTNLQLQDQCPGCDPDWIEQRTGIRERRIAGPDESTCDLSVAAAQKAMAQAGVYAKDVDLLVVGTFTPDYHCPSTACLVQDRLTLDAPAFDISAACSGFMYAVTTAAQYVATGNSKLALVIGADCNSRIVNQTDRTIAPLFGDGAGAVLLAPGTMEQGFKSYQLAADGSGCAMLDRPAGGAKRPVDVAALEAGEHFLRMDGRNVFKWAVRTVAESIEVVLESAQMTIHDISLLVLHQANQRIIDAVATKLGISPDRIFNNVHKYGNTSAASIPLVLDEANSLGMIERGDTILMCGFGAGLTWGTSLFVW from the coding sequence ATGGATGAAGCGATTAGCTCGGCTGCGAAGATTCCACGACTTTCCTCGACAATTACGCGACGCACCTGTTCACTGATGGGTGTGCAGATTGTCGGGACCGGTTCGTATGTTCCGTCGAACGTCGTCACCAATCTGCAGCTACAGGACCAGTGCCCCGGTTGCGATCCCGATTGGATCGAGCAGCGGACAGGCATCAGGGAACGGCGAATCGCCGGGCCGGACGAATCGACCTGCGATCTCTCGGTCGCCGCCGCTCAGAAGGCGATGGCCCAGGCGGGAGTCTACGCGAAGGATGTGGATCTGCTCGTCGTCGGCACATTCACGCCGGACTACCACTGCCCCTCGACGGCCTGTCTGGTGCAGGATCGTCTGACGCTCGATGCACCGGCGTTCGATATCTCAGCCGCCTGTTCCGGCTTCATGTACGCCGTCACCACGGCAGCTCAGTACGTCGCGACCGGCAATTCCAAGCTGGCCCTCGTCATCGGAGCCGACTGTAACTCGCGGATCGTCAATCAGACGGATCGCACGATCGCTCCGTTGTTCGGCGACGGAGCCGGTGCGGTTCTGCTGGCTCCCGGAACAATGGAACAGGGTTTCAAATCGTATCAACTGGCTGCGGACGGCAGCGGCTGTGCGATGCTCGATCGTCCGGCTGGCGGGGCAAAGCGACCTGTCGATGTCGCGGCTCTGGAAGCGGGCGAGCATTTCCTCCGCATGGATGGCCGCAACGTCTTCAAGTGGGCCGTGCGAACCGTCGCCGAATCGATCGAAGTCGTGCTCGAATCCGCGCAGATGACCATTCACGACATCTCCCTGCTCGTGCTGCATCAGGCCAATCAGCGGATTATCGACGCCGTCGCCACGAAGCTGGGGATCAGTCCTGATCGGATCTTCAATAACGTTCACAAGTACGGGAACACATCGGCGGCATCGATTCCGCTCGTGCTCGACGAAGCCAATTCGCTCGGCATGATTGAACGGGGCGATACCATTCTGATGTGCGGCTTCGGAGCTGGCCTCACCTGGGGAACTTCGCTCTTCGTCTGGTAA
- a CDS encoding ArsR/SmtB family transcription factor, which yields MSSSRRKPTRESDRQQAAIFAALGDETRLKLLAKLSEGRSLSISRLAENSPLTRQAITRHLLVLQTAGLVRGVRQGRENLFQLEPEALNEARQALDRISKQWDQALASLKAFVENDETE from the coding sequence ATGTCATCAAGTCGCCGTAAACCAACCCGCGAGTCTGACCGACAGCAGGCCGCCATCTTCGCGGCTCTGGGAGATGAAACACGTCTGAAGCTGCTGGCGAAACTCAGCGAAGGGCGTTCTCTTTCGATCTCGCGGCTCGCGGAGAATTCGCCTCTCACGCGGCAGGCGATCACGCGGCATCTGCTCGTCCTGCAGACAGCGGGCCTCGTTCGCGGCGTGCGACAGGGGCGCGAGAATCTGTTTCAGCTGGAGCCGGAAGCACTCAACGAAGCTCGGCAGGCCCTCGACCGCATCTCGAAGCAGTGGGATCAAGCCCTCGCCAGTTTGAAAGCGTTTGTCGAGAACGACGAAACAGAATAA
- a CDS encoding SRPBCC family protein produces MVESSTDRIEKQIDLQASVSRVWRALTDHLEFGQWFGVNLEKPFEPGERTRGNVTYPGYEHVVMEVTVNEMKPEERFSFYWHPYAVDPDVDYSHEEPTLVEFTLDAIPTGTRLTVIESGFDNIPAARRDEAFRMNEGGWAEQVKNIQKHVIKSP; encoded by the coding sequence ATGGTAGAGTCGAGTACGGATCGTATTGAGAAGCAGATTGACCTTCAGGCGTCGGTTTCTCGGGTCTGGCGGGCGTTGACGGACCATCTCGAATTCGGACAATGGTTTGGAGTGAATCTCGAAAAGCCGTTTGAACCAGGCGAGAGGACGCGCGGTAACGTCACCTATCCCGGTTACGAGCATGTCGTCATGGAAGTCACGGTCAACGAGATGAAGCCGGAAGAGCGATTTTCGTTCTACTGGCATCCCTATGCCGTGGATCCTGATGTCGATTACTCTCATGAAGAGCCGACGCTGGTCGAGTTCACCCTCGATGCCATTCCGACCGGTACGAGACTCACGGTCATCGAGTCAGGCTTCGACAACATCCCAGCCGCCCGCCGCGATGAAGCCTTTCGCATGAACGAAGGGGGCTGGGCCGAACAGGTCAAGAACATCCAGAAGCATGTCATCAAGTCGCCGTAA